GATAGTAATATTTTAGAGTTTGATGGAAGTTCGATTTATAAAGCTGAAGTAAAACATGAAGTTATGGATAAAATGCGAGCTTCAATATTGGTAATGGGCCCATTACTATCCAGATTTAAAAAAGCTAGAGTTGCATTTCCCGGTGGATGTTCAATTGGTGCAAGACCAATAGATTTTCATCTAAAGGGGTTTGAATGTTTGGGCGTTAGTATAACTTATGATAACGATTTTATTTATGCCAGCGCCGATCAAGAACTAAATAAAAAGAAGAAAATTGTTTTAGAATACCCAAGCGTTGGTGCTACTGAAAATTTAATAATGTTTGCAACACTGCAAAACGGTTCAACAACTATAGTTAATGCGGCACTTGAGCCGGAAGTTCTTGATTTTATAGAAGTATTAAAAAAAATGGGTGCAGATATAAAATTTGATCTTCCTGCAACTGTAATTGTTACCGGTGTAAAAAAGTTAAATCCAATAATGCATACCATAATACCTGATAGATTGGAAGCCGGTGCATTACTTCTAGCTTCAGCTATTACCGGAGGAAAAATAATTTTGCCTTCAGCAAGACCTGATCAAATGGAGATGTTTTTAGAAAAATTGAAACAAATGGGACATGAAGTTATTACCGGAATAGGTAATAATTCTAATTTGGGTATAAAATTAATCGCAACAAAAAATCCAAAAGCTACAAATATAAAAACTTGTCCATATCCGGGATTTCCTACAGATTTGCAATCACCAATGATGGCTGCTTTATGTTTGGCAAACGGAGTGAGTATTGTTGATGAAACTGTTTTTGAAAATAGACTTATGCATGTAAAAGAACTTGAAAAGATGGGCGCGCAAATAAGTGTTAAAAATTCTAAGGCAAATGTTAATGGCGTAAATCATCTTTATGGTGCAAATGTTATAGCTTCTGATATCAGAGCCTCAGCTGCACTTGTATTGGCAGGGCTTGCGGCTACCGGCAAAA
This genomic stretch from Candidatus Dependentiae bacterium harbors:
- the murA gene encoding UDP-N-acetylglucosamine 1-carboxyvinyltransferase; amino-acid sequence: MSINGYISVEQSFNISGQAELVGAKNAALPIMASLILVSGKSVLHSVPNSADINEMIDLLTDLGAKIHFDKDSNILEFDGSSIYKAEVKHEVMDKMRASILVMGPLLSRFKKARVAFPGGCSIGARPIDFHLKGFECLGVSITYDNDFIYASADQELNKKKKIVLEYPSVGATENLIMFATLQNGSTTIVNAALEPEVLDFIEVLKKMGADIKFDLPATVIVTGVKKLNPIMHTIIPDRLEAGALLLASAITGGKIILPSARPDQMEMFLEKLKQMGHEVITGIGNNSNLGIKLIATKNPKATNIKTCPYPGFPTDLQSPMMAALCLANGVSIVDETVFENRLMHVKELEKMGAQISVKNSKANVNGVNHLYGANVIASDIRASAALVLAGLAATGKTQVFGLHHWRRGYDKLEDKLKILGAKIEIIQE